One Panthera leo isolate Ple1 chromosome B1, P.leo_Ple1_pat1.1, whole genome shotgun sequence DNA window includes the following coding sequences:
- the TIFA gene encoding TRAF-interacting protein with FHA domain-containing protein A, whose product MSNFEDADTEETITCLQITVYHPVQLQSGIFQSIRFYNREKLPSSEVVKFGRNSNICHYTFQDKQVSRVQFSLQLFKKFDSSVLSFEIKNMSKKTSLLVDNKELCYLNKIDLPDKCMVRFGDYQLLIEKEDGESLEFFETQFILSPTSLLQENNWPLQKPIPEDGCYSSCSTQDTFPTEMDENEL is encoded by the coding sequence ATGTCCAATTTTGAAGATGCTGACACGGAAGAGACAATAACTTGTCTCCAGATAACTGTTTACCATCCTGTCCAGCTGCAAAGTGGAATATTCCAATCCATAAGGTTTTATAACCGAGAAAAACTTCCCTCCAGTGAAGTGGTGAAATTTGGCCGAAATTCCAATATCTGTCATTATACCTTTCAGGACAAACAAGTTTCCCGAGTTCAGTTTTCTCTGCAGCTGTTTAAAAAGTTTGATAGTTCAgttctctcttttgaaataaaaaatatgagtaAGAAGACCAGTCTGCTTGTGGACAACAAGGAGCTGTGCTACTTAAATAAAATAGACCTGCCTGACAAGTGCATGGTCAGATTTGGTGACTATCAGCTCCTGATAGAGAAGGAAGATGGAGAGTCATTAGAATTTTTTGAGACTCAATTTATTTTGTCTCCAACATCACTCTTGCAAGAAAACAACTGGCCACTACAGAAGCCCATACCTGAGGATGGCTGTTACTCATCCTGTTCTACCCAAGACACTTTTCCTACAGAAATGGATGAAAATGAATTGTGA